Proteins encoded by one window of Rubrobacter indicoceani:
- a CDS encoding MerR family transcriptional regulator yields MDRGFDREDMTPRDGYPDGQPLASGPSVPEGLGSPGGGAKDSYTIGEVVESLKPEFPTLSVSKIRYLERRRLINLNRTRGGYRLFSSQDVELLRYILTLQDKEYLPLKVIKKRIEGGGPVTGGVGKDSAGDLSSVLEDRVYTREELADALEADIRFVEELLTVGVIGRTGTLTQRDLEIGRMAYEMSKYSIQPRHLRGIMAAVEREAAMFKQILNPDLRSGDDQKVYEAMSKARHLASVDSRLKELMMSNFIDSFDPGSDRS; encoded by the coding sequence TTGGATAGAGGATTCGACAGGGAAGACATGACACCGAGGGATGGTTACCCGGACGGGCAGCCTCTCGCTTCCGGTCCGTCCGTCCCGGAGGGTCTCGGCTCGCCCGGGGGTGGCGCAAAGGACAGCTACACGATAGGGGAGGTCGTCGAGAGCCTCAAGCCAGAGTTCCCGACGCTCTCCGTGAGCAAGATCCGCTACCTGGAGCGCAGACGTCTTATCAACCTCAATCGCACTCGTGGCGGCTACCGGCTTTTCTCGTCTCAGGACGTCGAGTTGCTCCGTTACATCCTGACCCTCCAGGACAAGGAGTATCTCCCGCTGAAGGTGATAAAGAAAAGGATAGAGGGCGGAGGCCCGGTTACGGGCGGGGTCGGCAAAGACTCGGCTGGGGATCTCTCGAGCGTTCTCGAGGACCGGGTCTACACCCGCGAGGAGCTCGCTGACGCCCTCGAGGCGGACATCCGCTTTGTCGAAGAGCTTCTCACCGTCGGGGTGATAGGTCGGACCGGCACCCTCACCCAGCGGGACCTCGAGATAGGCCGCATGGCGTACGAGATGTCCAAGTACTCGATACAGCCGAGGCACCTCAGGGGGATAATGGCCGCCGTCGAGCGGGAAGCCGCCATGTTCAAGCAGATACTCAACCCCGACCTCAGAAGCGGCGACGACCAGAAAGTCTATGAGGCCATGTCCAAGGCCCGCCACCTGGCCTCCGTGGAC
- a CDS encoding FHA domain-containing protein — MICPECGSPVTPTMKFCSECGNRLDPGSTTVSYLPTFVEEEVVPSTSRPPENGASLIELDQVEGTAGRRMHDLGSETVHIGRSPECEISLDDVTVSRRHADISRGERSFRIKDAGSLNGTYVNRVRVDTVDLRNGDEIQIGKYRFKFVFN; from the coding sequence ATGATATGCCCGGAGTGCGGGTCGCCGGTCACGCCTACTATGAAGTTCTGCTCCGAGTGCGGTAACCGCCTCGACCCCGGCAGCACGACCGTCTCCTACCTGCCGACCTTTGTCGAAGAAGAGGTAGTACCCTCCACTTCGAGGCCACCGGAGAACGGCGCGTCGCTTATAGAACTGGATCAGGTAGAGGGCACCGCCGGGCGTAGAATGCACGACCTCGGATCCGAGACCGTCCACATAGGCCGCTCGCCGGAGTGCGAAATCTCCCTTGACGACGTAACCGTCTCAAGAAGACACGCCGATATCTCTCGCGGCGAACGCTCCTTCAGGATCAAAGACGCCGGAAGCCTCAACGGCACCTACGTAAACCGCGTCCGCGTGGACACCGTAGACCTTAGAAACGGAGATGAGATCCAGATCGGCAAGTACCGCTTTAAATTCGTCTTCAACTAG
- the der gene encoding ribosome biogenesis GTPase Der — translation MRGLPVVAVVGAPNVGKSSFVNRVTGRRTSVVADEPGTTRDRAYNEAEWAGREFVLVDTGGMEPYTTTGLQALVTLQARVAVEEADVILHIVDSKLGVTEADKTIARELLASGARVILAVNKLDNPADDTERYAFYSLGEGEPHAISSAHGLGTGDLLDEVVSLLPESRADEVERFPTIAIVGRPNAGKSTLMNRLSGLERAVVSEVPGTTTDAVEHLIEVSGGEGLPAERYTLLDTAGVNRSARRAEGIPFYSSLRTSSAIRRADVSLLILDAVEGLTGGDLKIAREIEESGRSCGVIINKTDLVDVDRVREIEDGISYRMSDLEPRFIGISALEGRRTDEVLPFAASIYRSFSLSLPTHEVAEFVNLLVRRSAPAMGVKIRYGTQTGSRPPRFAIFANRPKDVKDSYIRYLRNAFRREYDLYGVSVGMKIRPSHRSR, via the coding sequence TTGAGGGGTCTTCCTGTGGTGGCGGTCGTGGGCGCGCCGAACGTCGGGAAGAGTTCTTTTGTCAACCGGGTAACGGGAAGGCGCACCTCGGTTGTCGCTGATGAGCCGGGTACGACGCGGGACCGGGCCTACAACGAGGCCGAGTGGGCGGGGCGGGAGTTCGTTCTTGTCGATACCGGCGGGATGGAGCCGTACACCACGACCGGGTTACAGGCGCTTGTAACCCTTCAGGCCCGGGTGGCGGTCGAGGAGGCCGATGTGATACTCCACATCGTTGACTCGAAGCTCGGGGTGACGGAGGCAGACAAGACGATCGCCCGCGAGCTGCTCGCCTCGGGGGCCAGGGTAATACTTGCGGTCAACAAGCTCGACAACCCGGCGGACGATACCGAGCGTTACGCCTTCTACTCGCTCGGCGAGGGGGAGCCGCACGCGATATCGAGCGCTCACGGCCTCGGGACTGGTGACCTCCTCGATGAGGTCGTCTCCCTTCTTCCCGAGTCTCGCGCTGACGAGGTCGAGAGGTTCCCGACTATAGCGATAGTCGGGAGGCCGAACGCCGGGAAGAGCACCCTTATGAACCGTCTGAGCGGTCTTGAGCGGGCGGTCGTCTCCGAGGTCCCCGGGACGACCACGGACGCGGTCGAGCACCTGATAGAAGTTTCGGGTGGCGAGGGTCTCCCGGCAGAACGCTACACGCTTCTCGACACGGCCGGGGTCAACCGGAGCGCCAGGCGGGCCGAGGGGATACCGTTCTACTCGTCGCTCAGAACCTCGTCCGCCATCCGGCGGGCCGACGTCTCCCTGCTGATACTCGACGCCGTGGAAGGGCTTACGGGCGGAGACCTCAAAATAGCCCGCGAAATAGAAGAGAGCGGTCGCTCCTGTGGTGTGATCATCAACAAAACCGACCTTGTGGACGTTGACCGGGTCCGGGAGATAGAGGATGGCATCTCCTACCGGATGAGCGACCTCGAACCGAGGTTTATCGGCATCTCGGCCCTCGAAGGCCGGAGAACCGACGAAGTCCTGCCGTTTGCCGCAAGCATCTACCGGTCATTCAGCCTTAGCCTCCCGACGCACGAGGTAGCGGAGTTTGTAAACCTGCTCGTGAGGCGCAGCGCCCCCGCGATGGGGGTGAAGATCCGCTACGGCACCCAGACCGGGAGTCGCCCGCCGAGGTTCGCCATCTTCGCAAACCGCCCGAAAGACGTGAAAGACAGCTATATCCGCTACCTTCGCAACGCCTTTCGCCGGGAATACGACCTTTACGGGGTCTCCGTCGGGATGAAGATCCGACCCAGCCACCGGAGCCGCTGA